One genomic window of Solanum dulcamara chromosome 10, daSolDulc1.2, whole genome shotgun sequence includes the following:
- the LOC129869841 gene encoding uncharacterized protein LOC129869841, translating into RIRDFLRMNPPAFTGSKVDEDPQNFIDEMWKILKAMHATEIEGVELVSYQLKDVANIWYSQWEQGRGEDAESARWDEFEGAFLDYFFPRELREAKVEEFVNLKQEGMSVKEYGLKFIQLSRYAPEMIPDVRSKMRKFVSGLGRHVKKECKAALLISDMDLSRLMVYAQQVEEEKRKDREEHLSKKARSSGQENEQRQGNGNRFPNEAFIEWRGSPIPEDLPGVPPDREIDFGIDILPDIQPISIPPYRMAPAELKELKEQLKDLLDKGFIRPKVMVFTQGEDGVLRYHASIQMAPYEALYGRRCRSLIGWFEVGEAELIGPDLVHQAMEKVRGVMRFGKKGKLSPGYIGPYQILRRVGSVAYELDLLGIKDSLSYEEVPIQIFDRQIRKLRNKEVTSVKHDTTSTLFILCIDTILPLSFVEYRAYSAGCGETSLGHIPSAVERHSLNE; encoded by the exons agaattagagactttctgaggatgaacccaccggcatttacgggttctaaggttgatgaagatccccagaatttcattgatgaaatgtggaagattctaaaagctatgcacgctacagaaattgagggggtcgagttggtgtcttatcaactcaaagatgtggcaaacatttggtatagcCAATGGGAACAGGGAAGGGGTGAAGATGCTGAgtctgctaggtgggatgagtttgagggagccttcctCGACTACTTCTTTCCTCGAGAactgagggaagcgaaagtagaggaatttgtaaacctaaaacaggaaggtatgtcggttaaggagtatggcctaaagttcatccagctgtccaggtatgctccagaaatgattcctgatgtgaggtcaaagatgaggaagttcgtctccggattagggaggcatgtgaagaaggaatgcaaggcagcattgttgatttcggatatggatctttccagattaatggtgtatgctcaacaggtagaggaggagaagagaaaagacagagaagagcacctgagcaaaaaggcaaggtcatctgggcaagagaatgagcagaggcaggGCAAtggcaatag attcccgaatgaggctttCATAGAAtggaggggtagtcctatt cctgaagatctgcctggagtccctcctgatagggagatcgacttcgggattgatattcttcctgatatccaacctatctcaattcccccatatagaatggctccggccgagttgaaggagttgaaggagcagctgaaggacttgttagataagggattcattaggccga aggtaatggtttttacccaaggggaagatggtgtgttacg ctaccatgcaagcattcaaatggccccttatgaagccttgtatgggaggaggtgtagatcactcattgggtggtttgaagttggtgaagccgagttgattgggccggACCTCgtccatcaagccatggagaaggtacga ggggtcatgaggtttggaaagaaggggaaacttagtcctggATATATTGGcccgtaccaaattttgaggcgggtcgggagtgtcgcttatgagctGGACCTAC ttggaattaaggatagcttatcctatgaggaggtcccaatcCAAATCtttgatcgccaaatccgcaaattAAGGAACAAGGAGGtcacctcagtcaaa CATGATACTACTAGTACACTATTcattttgtgtattgatactataTTGCCTCtgtcttttgttgagtacagggcatattcagccggttGTGGAGAGACATCGCTTGGGCATATTCCATCGGCTGTGGAGAGACATAGCCTAAATGAGTAG